From Micromonospora auratinigra:
ACCTCGTTCTCCAACGTCACCAGGTCACTGATCGAGGTGGCCCGGGCCAGCAGCCTGCGCGCGCTGTCCACCCGGGCCTTCTGGGTGGCGATCCGGGCGTCCAGGTCGACGGTCTGCTCGGTGACGTCCTCGGTCCGGATCTCCCGCCGCTGCTGCCGGCCGAGCCCGACCAGTTCGTCGACGAACCCGGCGAACCGGTCCGCCGGCACCCGCAGGGTCAGTTCGGCCCGCGCGTCGGCCGACGCGCTGCTGCGCCGGTCGCCACCGACGAAACCGCCGGCCGCCCTCACCCGGTCGGTCGCCTCGCGCGCCGCCCGGTCCACGTCGGCCACCTGGACCTGGATCGTTCCGGTGTAGATGATCGACCGCTGGTCGACCCGCAGGTCGGTGCCGCCCGCGCCGCCCGCCGCCGGGGCCGCCTGCTCCGGCGCGCCGGCCGCGCCCGCGTCGGCCCGGCCGCCCGCGTCCGCGGCCGGCCGGGACTCCGATCCGCTGTCCCCGCCCGCACTGCACGCCCCCGCGCCCAACAGCGCGGCGAGTCCCGCCGCCACCAGTGCCACCCGTCTGCCGCGTACGCTCATGTCCCCGCTCCGCTCGTCGACGACCCCGCTCCGGGATCGATCTCTCCGACGTGACGCGCCACCGCGCCGGTTCCGGCAGACTGCGACGAGGACATCACGATTCGATAATCGAGGAGTCACGATGCAGGTCACCAAGTACGCCCACTCCTGCCTCCGGGTGGAACACGACGGCGGGGTGCTCGTCGTCGATCCCGGTGTCTACAGCGAACCGGAGGCGCTGGACGGGGCGGACGCGGTGCTGATCACCCACGAGCACCCGGACCACGTGAAC
This genomic window contains:
- a CDS encoding DUF4349 domain-containing protein, producing MSVRGRRVALVAAGLAALLGAGACSAGGDSGSESRPAADAGGRADAGAAGAPEQAAPAAGGAGGTDLRVDQRSIIYTGTIQVQVADVDRAAREATDRVRAAGGFVGGDRRSSASADARAELTLRVPADRFAGFVDELVGLGRQQRREIRTEDVTEQTVDLDARIATQKARVDSARRLLARATSISDLVTLENEVGRREADLASLEAKKRRLADLTALSTVTVTFVGPDVSTADEGTDLGFLVGLKGGWKVFVDVFFVALTVLGALLPFAVVIGVPTVLLVRALRRRRARRGPPAGPAPRVPGPTGPVGPLPSGPPPVPATRSAP